One window from the genome of Acuticoccus sp. I52.16.1 encodes:
- a CDS encoding VOC family protein → MPKYSLVVLTNAVAGREEEFNEWYSGQHLADVVALPGVVSAQRFHLAPLQRAATPSPYRYLAIYEVETDDLAATVAALRERAGTDLMPLSDAMADDRYAYFFEPMGEATRAPA, encoded by the coding sequence ATGCCAAAATATTCGCTGGTCGTTTTGACGAACGCGGTCGCGGGGCGCGAGGAAGAGTTCAACGAATGGTACTCCGGTCAGCACCTCGCCGATGTGGTCGCGCTGCCGGGCGTGGTGTCGGCGCAGCGGTTTCACCTCGCGCCGCTGCAACGCGCCGCCACGCCGTCGCCCTATCGCTACCTCGCGATCTACGAGGTGGAGACCGACGACCTCGCCGCCACCGTCGCGGCGCTCCGCGAGCGGGCGGGCACCGACTTGATGCCGCTGAGCGACGCGATGGCCGACGACCGGTACGCCTACTTCTTCGAGCCGATGGGCGAGGCGACGCGGGCGCCGGCCTGA
- a CDS encoding ABC transporter ATP-binding protein produces MTDALLSLRDVTVRFGGLTALDRFSMDVERGSITALIGPNGAGKSTAFNAISRVYATAAGEIMFDGRPITRRPPEALARLGVARTFQNIEACGQLTVIENVLVGMSSRIPSYNPFLPGRRRATAEKEAIDAADALLERTDLSRYRDTRADELDFGHQKMLDIARALASKPKLLLLDEPAAGLRNREIAALDDLLTQLCREEGITILLVEHVMQLVMAIADRITVLNFGRKIAEGAPAEVRANPEVVEAYLGSGYAAG; encoded by the coding sequence ATGACCGATGCGCTCCTTTCGCTCCGGGACGTCACCGTTCGCTTCGGCGGTCTCACCGCCCTCGACAGGTTTTCGATGGATGTAGAGCGCGGCTCCATCACCGCACTGATCGGCCCGAACGGCGCCGGCAAGTCGACCGCCTTCAACGCGATCTCGCGCGTCTACGCCACCGCCGCCGGCGAAATCATGTTCGACGGCCGCCCGATTACCCGCCGCCCGCCCGAGGCGCTGGCAAGGCTCGGCGTCGCCCGCACGTTTCAGAACATCGAGGCGTGCGGCCAGCTCACCGTGATCGAGAACGTCCTCGTCGGGATGAGCAGCCGCATCCCCTCCTACAACCCGTTCCTGCCCGGCCGGCGTCGTGCGACGGCCGAGAAGGAGGCGATCGACGCGGCCGATGCGCTGCTCGAGCGCACCGACCTCTCGCGCTACCGCGACACACGGGCCGACGAACTCGACTTCGGCCACCAGAAGATGCTCGACATCGCCCGTGCGCTCGCCTCGAAGCCCAAGCTGCTCCTCCTCGACGAGCCTGCAGCGGGACTGCGCAACCGCGAGATCGCCGCGCTCGACGATCTCCTCACGCAGCTTTGTCGCGAGGAGGGGATCACGATCCTCCTCGTCGAGCACGTGATGCAGCTCGTGATGGCGATCGCCGATCGCATCACGGTCCTCAATTTTGGTCGGAAGATTGCCGAGGGAGCCCCCGCCGAGGTGCGCGCCAATCCCGAAGTCGTCGAAGCTTATCTCGGGAGCGGTTATGCTGCGGGTTGA
- a CDS encoding SDR family oxidoreductase gives MDVNGKVCVVSGGASGLGRGAVQALAERGAHVAVLDLAGPGALPAGGEGNIAHYACDITDDAAVARAVDDAVARWGRIDVCVNCAGIVASGSLLGPQAQDRFEAFRRTVEVNLTGTFIVMARTAERMAQNAPGPDGERGVIVNTSSIAALDASSSAAYAASKGGVASLSLTVARELGAHGIRVNAIAPGFMDTAMFNALPDDWTASLVARTVFPNRLGDPAEFGALVLHLVENRFFNAALIRFDAGARV, from the coding sequence ATGGATGTGAACGGAAAAGTCTGTGTGGTCTCGGGCGGTGCGTCCGGCCTGGGGCGCGGCGCGGTGCAGGCGCTGGCGGAGCGCGGCGCCCATGTCGCGGTGCTGGATCTCGCCGGGCCGGGCGCGTTACCGGCGGGCGGCGAGGGCAACATCGCCCACTACGCCTGCGACATTACCGACGACGCGGCCGTCGCTCGCGCAGTGGACGATGCCGTCGCGCGGTGGGGACGTATCGACGTGTGCGTCAACTGCGCTGGAATCGTGGCGAGCGGGTCCCTGCTCGGGCCCCAGGCGCAGGATCGCTTCGAGGCCTTCCGGCGCACGGTCGAGGTGAACCTCACCGGCACCTTCATCGTCATGGCGCGCACCGCCGAGCGGATGGCGCAAAATGCGCCGGGGCCGGACGGGGAGCGCGGCGTCATCGTCAACACCTCGTCCATCGCCGCGCTCGACGCCAGCAGCAGCGCCGCCTACGCGGCGAGCAAGGGGGGCGTCGCGTCTCTCTCGCTGACCGTTGCGCGGGAGCTGGGCGCGCACGGTATCCGCGTCAACGCGATCGCACCGGGCTTCATGGACACCGCCATGTTCAATGCCCTGCCCGACGATTGGACAGCCTCGCTGGTCGCCAGGACGGTGTTTCCCAACCGGCTCGGCGACCCCGCCGAGTTCGGGGCATTGGTGCTGCACCTGGTGGAGAACCGGTTCTTCAACGCGGCGCTGATCCGCTTCGACGCCGGTGCGCGGGTCTGA
- a CDS encoding dihydrodipicolinate synthase family protein translates to MKDNLRGYSVTTTTALKPDLELDIEGIRSNVDRYLALPGVNGLYIGSLYQEFWTQTLEERKRVTETMLTEANGRVPTIVNVSHTSYKDTIDLAKHAQSCGADLVMVWPPYYGPRNDDGILGYYKKVADSLDIGLCAYSATFAELGFYITPELMAKIAEIETVVAVKEASFSLDRFSAMMQTAGHLVEVSAPLEEYYFFGKTAFPEVTPKFIIGSSRPIYMQTAEKPNCAEFWAAIESDDMDAARKSLDKILRVANELHSKYLAKGTHHATLMKYITSLYGFAAGPVRPPLTMPTEAEKENARNVLAANGLLPSEQILHAAQ, encoded by the coding sequence GTGAAAGACAATCTCCGAGGCTACTCGGTAACCACCACCACCGCGCTGAAGCCGGATCTCGAACTGGACATCGAGGGGATCCGGTCCAACGTCGACCGTTACCTCGCCCTGCCGGGTGTCAACGGGCTCTATATCGGCTCGCTCTACCAGGAATTCTGGACGCAGACGCTCGAGGAGCGCAAACGCGTCACCGAGACGATGCTGACGGAGGCCAACGGTCGCGTTCCGACCATCGTCAACGTCTCCCACACCTCCTACAAGGACACGATCGACCTCGCCAAGCATGCACAGTCCTGCGGCGCCGATCTCGTCATGGTGTGGCCGCCGTATTACGGCCCGCGCAACGACGACGGCATCCTCGGATACTATAAGAAAGTCGCCGACAGCCTCGACATCGGCCTGTGCGCCTACTCCGCGACCTTCGCCGAGCTCGGCTTCTACATCACTCCCGAGCTGATGGCGAAGATCGCCGAGATCGAGACCGTCGTCGCCGTCAAAGAGGCGTCGTTCTCGCTCGACCGCTTCTCGGCGATGATGCAGACGGCCGGCCACCTCGTCGAGGTCAGCGCGCCGCTCGAGGAATACTACTTCTTCGGCAAGACGGCCTTCCCGGAGGTGACGCCGAAATTCATCATCGGCTCGTCCCGGCCGATCTACATGCAGACGGCCGAGAAGCCGAACTGCGCCGAGTTCTGGGCAGCGATCGAGAGCGACGACATGGACGCCGCACGCAAGTCGCTGGACAAGATCCTGCGCGTCGCGAACGAGCTTCACAGCAAGTATCTCGCCAAGGGCACGCATCACGCGACGCTGATGAAGTACATCACCTCGCTCTACGGCTTCGCCGCCGGTCCCGTCCGCCCGCCGCTGACCATGCCGACCGAGGCGGAAAAGGAGAACGCACGCAACGTGCTGGCGGCCAATGGCCTGCTGCCGAGCGAACAGATCCTGCACGCCGCGCAGTAG
- a CDS encoding ABC transporter ATP-binding protein, with product MLRVEGIVANYGAIQALDRVSLDVERGTFVALLGANGAGKSTTLNCISGIVPVRDGQITFEGERIDTLTPERIVERGVVQVPEGREIFQELSVRDNLILGAWLRRRDPAVRQDLERVFHIFPRLEERSKQHAGTLSGGEQQMLMIGRALMARPKLLLLDEPSLGLSPVLVESVFKVLADLHRDGLTLLVVEQNAQLALAMSSYSYILENGELAVRGPSDELRRDPRVREAYLGT from the coding sequence ATGCTGCGGGTTGAGGGCATCGTCGCCAACTACGGCGCGATCCAGGCGCTGGACCGGGTGTCGCTCGACGTCGAGCGCGGCACGTTCGTCGCCCTCCTCGGGGCGAACGGGGCCGGCAAGTCGACCACGCTCAACTGCATCTCCGGCATCGTTCCGGTGCGCGACGGGCAGATCACCTTCGAGGGCGAGCGGATCGATACGCTGACGCCGGAGCGGATCGTCGAGCGCGGCGTCGTGCAGGTGCCGGAAGGCCGCGAGATCTTCCAGGAGCTGAGCGTCCGCGACAACCTGATCCTCGGAGCGTGGCTGCGCCGCCGCGACCCGGCGGTGCGGCAGGACCTCGAGCGCGTGTTTCACATCTTCCCCCGGCTCGAGGAGCGCAGCAAGCAACACGCCGGCACGCTGTCGGGCGGCGAGCAGCAGATGCTGATGATCGGTCGCGCGTTGATGGCACGGCCGAAGCTCCTCCTCCTCGACGAGCCGAGCCTCGGCCTCTCGCCGGTTCTCGTCGAGAGCGTGTTCAAGGTGCTGGCGGACCTCCACCGGGACGGGCTGACGCTGCTAGTGGTGGAGCAGAACGCACAGCTCGCGCTGGCGATGAGTTCCTACAGCTACATCCTCGAAAATGGCGAGTTGGCCGTCCGCGGCCCCTCCGACGAGCTGCGCCGCGACCCGCGCGTGCGGGAAGCCTACCTTGGAACCTGA
- a CDS encoding SDR family NAD(P)-dependent oxidoreductase → MSEWTGKVALVTGGATGIGAAVARRFAKAGGQVVIADLDPAAGGRIVEELGGGERAVFVRTDVTSVQAVAQAVDTAVSAFGGVDLLHNNAGIMHRHERIEDVPPASFKAVVEVNLVGMFLAAQAVVPVMKAAGGGVIVNMSSRGGSRGQPHILSYSASKAGILAFTRGLAEQLWPHGIRVNALIPSLVDTQMAQGGPNLRAATSTGSYVFSPDEMAEAVLSLAAVGDPRGVIHEYAGTPDGPRRYEVGELERREIPMRAAIDAAHRS, encoded by the coding sequence ATGAGCGAATGGACGGGTAAGGTCGCGTTGGTCACGGGCGGCGCGACCGGAATTGGTGCCGCGGTCGCGCGTCGCTTCGCGAAGGCCGGCGGCCAGGTCGTCATTGCCGACCTCGACCCGGCGGCCGGGGGCCGCATCGTCGAGGAACTCGGTGGCGGCGAGCGGGCCGTGTTTGTGCGCACCGACGTCACCTCGGTGCAGGCCGTCGCCCAAGCCGTCGACACGGCGGTCTCGGCGTTCGGCGGGGTCGACCTCCTCCACAACAACGCCGGCATCATGCACCGGCACGAGCGGATCGAGGACGTGCCGCCGGCCTCGTTCAAAGCCGTCGTCGAAGTCAATCTCGTCGGCATGTTCCTGGCCGCGCAGGCCGTGGTCCCGGTGATGAAGGCGGCCGGCGGCGGCGTCATCGTCAACATGTCCTCGCGCGGCGGCTCGCGCGGTCAACCGCACATCCTTTCGTACTCGGCGAGCAAGGCGGGCATCCTGGCGTTCACACGGGGCCTTGCCGAGCAACTCTGGCCGCACGGGATCCGCGTCAACGCGCTCATCCCCAGCCTCGTCGATACGCAGATGGCGCAGGGCGGGCCGAATCTACGCGCCGCGACGTCCACCGGCAGCTACGTCTTTTCGCCGGACGAGATGGCAGAGGCCGTGCTCTCGCTCGCGGCGGTCGGCGATCCGCGCGGCGTCATTCACGAATACGCGGGCACGCCGGACGGGCCGCGGCGCTACGAGGTCGGGGAGTTGGAGCGCCGCGAGATCCCGATGCGGGCTGCCATCGACGCCGCCCATAGGTCATAG
- a CDS encoding GntR family transcriptional regulator, whose amino-acid sequence MPTPLWNQVATTIKERIERGEYEVGSVLPREVDLASELAVSRNTVREAFRHLADAGMLDRRRRAGTRVMMKHSKSKVRLDLDPQASLLRLSQRTKLVVQRRVEGPLTSELDAVWSDAGDEAWHRVDCLRVSEDEQPLSWTQIYLAPDLGELSRLVGGRSGQQFRLIEEHRGEQMTRTKTMLLPIKVNAALARTLEVPHNSLALKVMHGMINEDGNCREIVVSVYPVERYAFELAFSLE is encoded by the coding sequence ATGCCAACTCCGCTGTGGAACCAGGTCGCGACGACGATCAAGGAACGGATCGAGCGCGGCGAGTACGAGGTCGGCAGCGTCCTGCCACGCGAAGTCGACCTCGCCAGCGAACTGGCGGTGAGCCGCAACACCGTGCGCGAAGCGTTCCGTCACCTCGCCGACGCCGGTATGCTCGACCGTCGGCGGCGGGCCGGGACGCGAGTGATGATGAAGCACTCGAAGTCGAAGGTGCGGCTGGACCTCGACCCGCAGGCCTCGCTGCTGCGGCTCAGCCAGCGCACCAAGCTCGTGGTGCAGCGCCGGGTCGAGGGTCCGCTGACGTCCGAACTCGACGCCGTCTGGTCCGACGCCGGCGACGAAGCGTGGCATCGCGTCGACTGCCTCCGCGTCTCCGAGGACGAGCAGCCCCTGTCGTGGACGCAGATCTACCTCGCGCCGGATCTCGGCGAGCTTTCCCGGCTTGTCGGCGGGCGCTCCGGACAGCAGTTCCGTCTGATCGAGGAGCATCGCGGCGAGCAGATGACGCGCACGAAAACCATGCTGCTTCCGATCAAAGTCAACGCGGCGCTCGCCCGGACCCTCGAAGTCCCGCACAACAGCCTCGCTCTCAAGGTGATGCACGGCATGATCAACGAGGATGGAAACTGCCGCGAGATCGTCGTCAGCGTCTATCCCGTCGAGCGCTACGCGTTCGAGCTGGCCTTCAGCCTGGAATAA
- a CDS encoding branched-chain amino acid ABC transporter permease, which produces MWQGLLQAAVSGVVTGCVYALVAVSIVFVYKSSEAVNFAAGDLVMAGAYLGLFLLTSADANYAVAFLVVGIAMFAVGVAFERTAIITIVRRNAGRTRDAALIPIVIATFGLSYIIKGLIRVSPYSDDVYRLPTVWRGPPIFIGQLVIPRQDIVVVGVTIAIIAGFWFFFSRTLIGKALQATSQNARAAVLVGIPIGRMRAIVWAVGACIAGLAGVLLGSKLLITPEMGNIMMFAIAAAVIGGFSNLPGAIVGGITVGVLQNIIGFTLGSNVLAVAPFLVIMIVLVTRPQGLFGGSSSSVKKV; this is translated from the coding sequence ATGTGGCAGGGATTACTACAGGCCGCCGTCAGCGGCGTGGTGACAGGATGCGTCTATGCTCTCGTCGCCGTATCGATCGTGTTCGTCTACAAGTCTTCGGAAGCCGTGAACTTCGCCGCCGGTGATCTCGTGATGGCGGGCGCCTATCTCGGCCTGTTTCTGCTGACGTCGGCGGATGCCAACTATGCCGTCGCCTTCCTCGTCGTCGGGATTGCGATGTTCGCGGTCGGCGTCGCATTCGAGCGGACGGCGATCATCACCATCGTGCGGCGCAACGCCGGCCGCACGCGCGATGCCGCGCTCATTCCGATCGTCATCGCGACCTTCGGCCTCTCCTACATCATCAAGGGCCTCATTCGCGTCAGCCCCTATTCTGACGACGTCTACCGGCTCCCCACCGTGTGGCGCGGGCCGCCGATCTTCATCGGCCAGCTGGTCATCCCGCGGCAGGACATCGTCGTCGTCGGTGTGACGATCGCGATCATCGCCGGCTTCTGGTTCTTCTTCAGCCGCACGCTGATCGGCAAAGCCTTGCAGGCGACCAGCCAGAACGCGCGGGCGGCCGTCCTCGTCGGCATTCCGATCGGCCGGATGCGCGCCATCGTCTGGGCGGTCGGCGCCTGCATCGCCGGCCTCGCCGGGGTCCTCCTGGGCTCCAAGCTGCTGATCACGCCGGAAATGGGCAACATCATGATGTTCGCGATCGCCGCCGCCGTCATCGGCGGGTTCTCCAACCTCCCTGGGGCCATCGTCGGCGGGATCACCGTCGGCGTGCTGCAGAACATCATCGGGTTTACGCTCGGCTCGAACGTCCTCGCCGTCGCCCCCTTCCTCGTCATCATGATCGTGCTCGTCACACGCCCGCAGGGCTTGTTCGGCGGGTCGTCAAGCTCGGTCAAAAAAGTCTAG
- a CDS encoding branched-chain amino acid ABC transporter permease, giving the protein MFGPLPRAHLIGPALLIVAGCLLPLVANQYQLYILNTLAMYAVLAIGLDILVGRAGQFAFSHIAFFGIGAYTTAALKLNFGVTTLLGVAAGMLICAAVGALIAFPATRLKSIYLALATFGFAQAAHWIFQNWITVTGGPDGLRPGGADIFGLPIESDRMAFRTLAIILTLTIVATLYLMRSRLGRSLTAIRDSEHVAAVSGISVRRTKIAAFTISSAYAGLAGGMLTMFNSFIHPDNFGFAPVVLLLSMLVVGGMGSLPGTLLGVVVIGLLPELLRTTMSDVVVWQEVVYGVILVGSIMFMPNGVWHLVKQLAGGGRP; this is encoded by the coding sequence ATGTTCGGACCGCTCCCTCGCGCGCACCTCATCGGGCCCGCGCTGCTCATCGTCGCGGGATGCCTCCTCCCGCTCGTCGCCAACCAGTACCAACTCTACATCCTCAATACGCTCGCCATGTACGCCGTGCTGGCGATCGGGCTCGACATCCTGGTCGGCCGGGCGGGACAATTCGCCTTCAGCCACATCGCGTTCTTCGGCATCGGCGCCTACACGACCGCGGCGCTGAAGCTGAACTTCGGCGTGACGACGCTGCTGGGCGTCGCGGCGGGCATGTTGATTTGCGCGGCCGTCGGCGCGTTGATCGCCTTCCCCGCGACCCGCCTCAAAAGCATCTACCTCGCCCTTGCGACCTTCGGGTTCGCGCAGGCCGCCCACTGGATCTTCCAGAATTGGATCACAGTGACGGGCGGGCCGGACGGGCTCCGCCCCGGCGGAGCGGACATCTTCGGCCTCCCGATCGAATCCGATCGCATGGCCTTCCGCACCCTCGCGATCATCCTGACCCTCACCATCGTCGCGACGCTTTACCTCATGCGCTCGCGGCTCGGCCGCTCGTTGACCGCGATCCGCGACAGCGAGCACGTCGCGGCGGTTTCGGGCATCAGCGTGCGCCGTACCAAGATCGCCGCGTTCACCATCTCCAGCGCCTACGCCGGACTGGCCGGCGGGATGCTGACGATGTTCAACTCCTTCATCCATCCGGACAACTTCGGCTTCGCCCCCGTGGTCCTGCTGCTCTCGATGCTCGTGGTCGGCGGCATGGGCTCCCTGCCGGGCACCCTCCTCGGCGTCGTCGTCATCGGGCTTCTGCCGGAGCTTCTGCGCACCACGATGAGCGATGTCGTCGTCTGGCAGGAGGTCGTCTACGGCGTCATCCTGGTCGGATCGATCATGTTCATGCCCAACGGGGTGTGGCACCTCGTCAAGCAGCTCGCCGGGGGAGGTCGGCCATGA
- a CDS encoding ABC transporter substrate-binding protein, giving the protein MSKTPIRTLLFGAALALAVAPWPAQAEPGVTDDEIVIGMFSALSGPLMVNGADPLNAARAYYEDVNARGGIHGRKIRTVIEDDKCVPAESNAVARKLIAVDNVFLLNGGACSGAVVALQDLVNREKVPHVFINASGDTAVFPPTRYQFGSIPGTQRSTMAAVVSFSTEQLKGKRLALIGPDDDMGRAAYRFVKAVVEKGGAELVAYEVVPNNATDVTVPIVNVRAAKPDVLMLATYPAPTILVVQKAYEYGLDLPIVSAIQGVSSAPEVFAKSVGDNGALENFYYTVPLAGPLGGPELKPFYDLFAKYNPDRDTPTLTMPYGFPSAMAVVKALELAGRDLTREKFVDALEQVDFDSGIMVSHIKFGPDRRDAMRGQVVLKYDGETLTRMPDVYEWDQIVPPDSPALN; this is encoded by the coding sequence ATGTCTAAAACGCCTATCCGTACGCTCCTGTTCGGCGCGGCGCTCGCACTGGCCGTCGCGCCGTGGCCGGCCCAGGCCGAGCCCGGCGTCACCGACGACGAGATCGTGATCGGGATGTTCTCCGCACTGTCCGGTCCGCTCATGGTCAACGGTGCCGACCCGCTCAACGCCGCCCGTGCCTACTACGAGGACGTCAACGCGCGCGGCGGCATCCACGGCCGCAAGATCCGCACGGTCATCGAGGACGACAAGTGCGTCCCGGCCGAGTCGAACGCCGTCGCCCGCAAGCTGATCGCGGTCGACAACGTCTTCCTCCTCAACGGCGGGGCGTGTTCCGGTGCGGTCGTCGCATTGCAGGACCTCGTCAACCGCGAGAAGGTGCCGCACGTCTTCATCAACGCCTCGGGCGACACGGCCGTCTTCCCGCCGACGCGCTATCAGTTCGGCTCGATCCCCGGCACCCAGCGATCGACGATGGCCGCGGTGGTGAGCTTCTCCACCGAGCAACTGAAGGGCAAGCGCCTTGCGCTCATCGGCCCGGACGACGACATGGGCCGCGCCGCCTACCGGTTCGTCAAGGCAGTCGTCGAGAAGGGTGGAGCCGAGCTCGTCGCCTACGAGGTGGTGCCGAACAACGCCACCGACGTCACCGTGCCGATCGTCAACGTCCGCGCGGCCAAGCCGGACGTGCTCATGCTCGCGACCTACCCGGCGCCGACCATCCTCGTCGTGCAGAAGGCGTATGAATACGGCCTCGACCTTCCGATCGTCTCGGCGATCCAGGGCGTCTCTTCCGCGCCGGAGGTGTTCGCCAAGAGTGTCGGCGACAACGGTGCGCTGGAGAACTTCTACTACACCGTCCCCCTCGCCGGCCCGCTCGGCGGCCCCGAGTTGAAGCCGTTCTACGACCTCTTCGCCAAGTACAATCCGGACCGAGACACGCCGACCCTGACGATGCCCTACGGCTTCCCGTCCGCGATGGCTGTCGTCAAGGCACTGGAACTGGCCGGCCGCGACCTGACACGCGAAAAGTTCGTCGACGCGCTGGAGCAGGTGGACTTCGACTCCGGCATCATGGTCTCCCACATCAAATTCGGCCCGGATCGGCGTGACGCCATGCGCGGCCAGGTCGTTCTCAAGTACGACGGCGAGACCCTGACTCGGATGCCCGACGTCTACGAGTGGGACCAGATCGTCCCGCCGGACAGCCCTGCCCTGAACTGA
- a CDS encoding SMP-30/gluconolactonase/LRE family protein — MATLFREIASGLRFPEGPVWCADGTLLVVELEAGALTRIGLDGSAERVAILGGSPNGAAIGPDGACYVCNSGGFAWHEDAEGLRMTGQGTAYSGGRIERVDLATGAVTRLYDRTEHGELRGPNDLVFDRHGGFWFTDSGKTRPRDMDRGGVYYAHPDGSSIRQVIFPLMTPNGVGLSREEDKLYVAETPTGRLWEFDVVAPGEVAPLPWPSPNGGRLLAGLPDYQLLDSLAVDSEGSVCVATLMNGGITVVSRDGVRHLPLPDRYTTNLCWGGPDLRTAYVTFGQSGRLVALDWHCAGLALNFSR; from the coding sequence ATGGCAACGCTATTTAGGGAGATCGCCTCGGGTCTACGCTTCCCGGAGGGGCCGGTCTGGTGCGCCGACGGCACGCTCCTGGTCGTCGAGCTGGAGGCCGGCGCGTTGACGCGGATCGGGCTGGACGGCTCGGCCGAGCGTGTCGCGATCCTCGGCGGCAGCCCGAACGGGGCGGCGATCGGACCGGACGGCGCCTGCTACGTCTGCAACAGCGGCGGCTTCGCCTGGCACGAAGACGCCGAAGGCCTGCGGATGACCGGACAGGGCACCGCCTACTCCGGCGGCCGGATCGAACGCGTCGATCTTGCGACCGGCGCCGTGACCCGGCTCTACGACCGCACTGAGCACGGCGAGCTGCGCGGGCCGAACGACCTGGTGTTCGACCGGCACGGCGGCTTCTGGTTCACCGATTCGGGAAAGACGCGCCCGCGCGACATGGATCGCGGCGGCGTGTACTACGCGCACCCTGACGGATCCTCGATACGCCAGGTGATCTTCCCGCTGATGACCCCCAACGGCGTCGGCCTCTCGCGCGAGGAGGACAAGCTGTACGTGGCCGAGACGCCGACCGGCCGTCTCTGGGAGTTCGACGTCGTGGCGCCCGGCGAGGTGGCGCCGCTGCCCTGGCCCTCGCCCAACGGCGGGCGGCTGCTCGCCGGCCTGCCGGACTATCAACTGCTCGACTCGCTGGCTGTCGACAGCGAAGGCTCGGTCTGCGTCGCGACGCTCATGAACGGCGGCATCACAGTCGTTTCGCGGGACGGGGTGCGCCATCTGCCGCTGCCGGACCGCTACACGACGAACCTGTGCTGGGGCGGGCCGGATTTGCGCACCGCCTACGTCACGTTCGGCCAGAGCGGCCGCCTCGTCGCGCTGGACTGGCACTGCGCCGGCCTGGCGCTGAATTTTTCCCGGTGA